The following proteins are co-located in the Microplitis demolitor isolate Queensland-Clemson2020A chromosome 3, iyMicDemo2.1a, whole genome shotgun sequence genome:
- the LOC103575995 gene encoding jerky protein homolog-like, whose product MSLIGKRKKSVSIDLNIKLKALNEIKNGMSKSAIAKDLGVHKATISSWIKNEKLINEWQDKNNGDVPKGVKRMKKPDYELVDQAVWIWFQERRRAGCPITGVLTKAQALLYAKMLDDKTEFTASQGWLDKWKKRHGVRKIVVSGEKLSANHQAADDYQQSFSEMIAKEELTADQIFNCDESGLIFRNIPRVTLSAKNESAAGFKVQKERVTIMACSNASGTLKFPIVLIGKSMKPSAIQKLSHIPVSYKSQKSAWMTGPLFEKWFYDEFVPRVTEFLQSKGLPIKAVLFVDICGSHPQNLKKGGIRVEFLPPYTTSLIQPMDQGCLQSLKMNYRVHLMSFLLSKLDDGLSVIEALKQITMKEVIFWVSDAWNAVSQTTIIKSWKQLWPQVETILRHFINSEKSSVNQVGQINTQDVVKNFCEKFSESNDHENNLAIVTEWMNTTAMSSEDYLTDEQILQAVQDDKNEDDQDENENTTNRQPPDWIALRDSINFLLNHCEGNRHYQLDWVTTLKTVRKAIESEMTMWDVNFDHVVLNNSNNSSNI is encoded by the exons ATGAGTTTGATTGGTAAAAGGAAAAAGTCAGTGTCAATTGATTTAAACATAAAACTAAAAGcattgaatgaaataaaaaatggtatgTCTAAATCAGCTATTGCCAAAGACCTTGGTGTTCATAAAGCTACTATATCTTCGtggataaaaaatgaaaaattaataaatgaatggCAAGACAAAAATAATGGTGATGTTCCAAAAGGAGttaaaagaatgaaaaaaccTGATTATGAATTAGTTGATCAAGCCGTATGGATATGGTTCCAAGAACGGCGTCGAGCCGGTTGTCCAATCACTGGAGTACTTACAAAAGCACAAGCCTTACTTTATGCAAAAATGTTAGATGATAAAACGGAGTTTACTGCCAGCCAAGGGTGGTtagataaatggaaaaaacgTCATGGTGTCAGAAAAATTGTGGTCAGTGGAGAAAAACTATCAGCAAATCACCAAGCTGCTGATGATTATCAGCAATCGTTTTCTGAGATGATAGCAAAAGAAGAACTCActgctgatcaaatttttaattgtgatGAGTCAGGATTAATTTTTCGTAACATTCCGAGGGTAACATTAAGTGCAAAAAATGAAAGTGCTGCGGGATTCAAAGTACAAAAGGAACGTGTAACAATCATGGCGTGTAGTAATGCTTCAGGAAcgttaaaatttccaatagttCTTATCGGTAAATCAATGAAACCTAGcgctattcaaaaattatcacacATCCCCGTATCATACAAAAGTCAAAAAAGTGCATGGATGACAGGACCcttatttgaaaaatggttCTACGACGAATTTGTTCCTAGGGTTACAGAGTTTTTACAAAGCAAAGGATTACCAATAAAAGCAGTTTTATTTGTTGACATCTGTGGATCGCATccccaaaatttgaaaaaagggGGTATAAGAGTTGAGTTTTTACCACCTTATACTACTTCTCTTATCCAACCCATGGATCAGGGATGCTTACAAAGTCTTAAAATGAACTACCGAGTGCATTTAATGTCATTCCTTTTGAGTAAACTGGATGATGGACTTAGCGTTATTGAAGCTTTAAAACAAATTACCATGAAGGAAGTAATTTTTTGGGTATCCGATGCTTGGAATGCTGTTTCACAAACAACCATTATAAAATCGTGGAAACAG ctTTGGCCACAGGTAGAAACAATTTTACGGCATTTTATCAACTCCGAAAAATCTAGTGTCAATCAAGTGGGTCAAATTAATACACAAGAcgtcgtaaaaaatttttgcgaaAAATTCAGTGAATCAAATGACCACGAGAATAATTTGGCAATAGTCACTGAATGGATGAACACCACTGCGATGTCTTCAGAAGACTATTTAACTGATGAACAAATTCTCCAAGCTGTCcaagatgataaaaatgaagatgatcaagatgaaaatgaaaatactaCGAATCGTCAACCACCCGATTGGATAGCTCTCAGAGACTccattaactttttattaaatcactGCGAAGGAAATCGTCACTATCAACTTGATTGGGTGACAACTTTAAAAACTGTTCGTAAAGCTATCGAAAGTGAAATGACTATGTGGGATGTAAACTTCGATCATGttgttttgaataattcaaataactcgtctaatatttaa
- the LOC103575996 gene encoding rab11 family-interacting protein 2, whose protein sequence is MWSPTHVQVTVQRARGLLTKGKHKTNDCFVTIALGKEKYQTSVKEKANENVEWHEECELQIPSQGNTAEIVLTALHRNFLGVDEFLGMVSVPLSSFDVYERPRNRWYSLGSKPGKENTKERGELEVKIGFIVKAGSLTDLTRKERHKSSLGQLSTAAQSIGGSLLSIGSLEKRKGLKKLAKSIGNRVKGKSKSKLGHDHDFDEVEEHHIRPTRQEPGEADPGVISEDDDEFTFDDLSHKSSASSLNAPVSSGLTSGYSSNSTTQSSRTTDFSVSSAPTNPAPNKPPRFTSGSNLNSPLPTNNISGINNNTHNNNNSCNNNNNNNINNTNNNDDDDAEQDEWGRKLYGLQSSNINTKKWDNKLNPKIVVDQAKDNNNHALTSSINSSPSITTRFRDTPEPPSPAPREIIQVKRTNKDDKTILKDRNSKEEKQLITGNSGGRDRSPNVREDKAGNKSQKDEKISKKDKKNREKELLKNKDIGEEVKLSSERIIIGGEDATKKNNMGVKSRLPHEVLAQFDGKTREDLIELALQLQTEVNDKKRRLSDLEDYIDSLLLRVIETSPRILQNPYSTNHRLL, encoded by the exons ATGTGGAGTCCAACACACGTACAAGTAACAG TTCAAAGGGCACGAGGATTGTTAACAAAAGGAAAACACA AGACAAACGACTGCTTCGTGACAATCGCACTTGGCAAGGAGAAATATCAAACGTCAGTTAAAGAGAAGGCCAACGAGAATGTCGAATGGCACGAAGAATGTGAACTACAGATTCCTTCGCAGGGCAATACGGCGGAAATAGTCCTCACTGCTCTTCATCGTAACTTCCTGGGCGTTGACGAGTTCTTAGGAATGGTCAGCGTCCCATTGTCAAGCTTCGATGTCTACGAGAGACCAAGAAACAGatg GTATAGCCTTGGGAGTAAGCCCGGTAAAGAAAATACTAAAGAACGTGGTGAGCTTGAAGTTAAAATAGGTTTTATTGTAAAAGCTGGAAGTCTTACTGATTTGACGCGTAAGGAACGTCACAAAAGTTCATTGGGTCAATTATCTACGGCAGCTCAGTCTATTGGTGGCAGCCTTTTGAGTATTGGTAGTCTGGAGAAACGTAAgggtttgaaaaaattagctAAATCCATTGGGAATCGTGTTAAaggaaaaagtaaaagtaaattgGGACATGATCATGATTTTGACGAAGTAGAAGAACATCATATTAGGCCGACTAGACAAGAACCTGGTGAAGCTGATCCTGGTGTTATTagtgaagatgatgatgaattTACG tttgaCGACTTATCACACAAAAGTTCAGCATCATCATTGAATGCTCCAGTATCAAGTGGCTTAACTTCCGGTTACTCTAGTAATTCAACAACACAAAGTTCACGTACAACCGACTTTAGCGTATCATCTGCACCTACAAATCCAGCTCCAAATAAACCACCTCGTTTTACCAGTGgctctaatttaaattcaccACTACCCACAAATAATATTAGTGGTATCAATAACAACAcccataataacaataatagttgtaataataataataataataatattaataatactaataataatgatgatgatgatgctgaGCAAGATGAATGGGGTCGTAAGCTTTACGGCTTACAATCgtcaaatataaatactaaaaaatgggataataaattaaatcctaAAATAGTAGTAGATCAAGCAAAAGATAACAATAATCATGCACTTACGTCTTCAATTAATTCATCGCCATCAATCACCACAAGATTTCGTGATACTCCAGAACCACCAAGTCCAGCTCCACGTGAAATTATTCAGGTTAAACGTACAAACAAGGATGATAAAACAATACTGAAAGATCGTAACTCTAAAGAAGAAAAACAGTTGATCACTGGTAATAGTGGTGGTAGAGATCGTAGTCCTAATGTTAGAGAAGATAAAGCCGGTAATAAAAGTCAAAAGGacgaaaaaatatcaaagaaagataaaaaaaatcgagagAAAGAATTACTTAAGAATAAAGATATCGGTGAAGAAGTTAAATTATCTTCTGAAAGAATTATTATTGGTGGTGAAGAtgctactaaaaaaaataatatgggAGTTAAAAGTCGGCTTCCTCATGAAGTTCTTGCACAATTTGATGGTAAAACACGTGAG gatctCATTGAGTTGGCCTTACAATTACAAACAGAAGTTAACGATAAAAAACGACGGCTTTCCGATCTTGAAGATTACATTGATTCACTTTTGCTCCGAGTTATTGAAACCTCACCCCGGATATTGCAGAATCCGTACTCGACTAATCATCGTTTACTATAG